The proteins below are encoded in one region of Paenibacillus albus:
- a CDS encoding glycoside hydrolase family 43 protein, which translates to MSRNVRHLSNPVLPGDNPDPSIVRVGSDYYMVTSTFQFFPGVQILQSSDLANWKPIGHVITRRSQLDLTGIPDSFGVFAPDISYYDGKFWVVVPYYHGQPRCTTLLFVADRPEGPYSEAIMLNHHFIDPSIFNDDDGRRYLAFGGGWVHELARDGSHLIGEAKQVWPGTGGAAPEAPHILKRNGWYYLMLAEGGTFFDHMETVARSRSIWGPYEPCPHNPVLAQKDSNKRIQRVGHGKLVQDLDGNWWMFHLGGRPLTPGGYCPLGRETFIQPVHWTKDDWFVVGDSGSPMEVVVTPDYGMETERTEADGFETGKLSADWEWVRHPVDKGYSMTPDGLRINCKPFIPYSLQSTLILTRRWNALGFEATTSFCFNTASKGEEAGMTVYRDSDAFLFFTVRNGLGQTAGQTFDVKRLNENQEHDGLFLEVSQYVNVMKKTLETWRLPLQYGEQIWLKLKLDAKSQMISFSYSLCGKQFVHTGIELSAEFLYPEHHNRFHCFTAPRMGIYAKGVYGEPEGYTIFRSFSVLNMSSQGEG; encoded by the coding sequence CCGGATCCATCGATTGTTCGGGTTGGTTCCGACTACTATATGGTCACGTCAACATTTCAATTTTTCCCCGGGGTTCAAATTCTCCAATCCTCTGATCTGGCGAATTGGAAACCAATCGGGCATGTCATTACGCGCAGGAGCCAGCTTGACTTGACGGGGATCCCTGACTCATTCGGTGTATTTGCTCCGGATATTTCCTACTATGACGGGAAGTTCTGGGTCGTGGTCCCTTATTATCATGGCCAGCCGCGCTGTACAACGCTGCTGTTCGTGGCAGATCGGCCGGAGGGTCCATACAGCGAAGCGATTATGCTTAATCATCACTTTATCGATCCTTCGATCTTCAATGACGATGACGGCAGACGCTATTTGGCGTTTGGAGGCGGATGGGTGCATGAGCTTGCAAGAGACGGTTCGCACCTCATAGGCGAAGCGAAGCAAGTATGGCCCGGAACAGGAGGCGCTGCGCCGGAGGCACCGCATATCCTGAAGCGGAACGGATGGTATTATCTCATGCTTGCTGAAGGGGGCACCTTCTTCGACCATATGGAAACAGTAGCCCGGAGCCGTTCAATATGGGGACCTTACGAGCCTTGCCCACACAATCCCGTGCTCGCGCAGAAGGATTCGAACAAGCGCATTCAACGCGTTGGCCACGGGAAGCTCGTACAGGATCTAGACGGAAACTGGTGGATGTTCCATCTTGGCGGACGTCCGTTAACGCCGGGCGGATACTGTCCGCTCGGCAGGGAGACCTTCATACAGCCCGTCCATTGGACGAAGGATGACTGGTTCGTAGTCGGGGATTCAGGTTCGCCTATGGAGGTTGTAGTGACGCCGGATTATGGGATGGAAACCGAGCGGACGGAAGCCGATGGTTTTGAGACAGGCAAGCTTTCTGCTGATTGGGAATGGGTCAGGCATCCGGTCGATAAAGGGTACTCCATGACGCCGGATGGACTGCGAATAAACTGCAAGCCGTTCATTCCCTACTCGCTGCAATCGACGCTGATCCTGACGAGGCGCTGGAATGCACTCGGCTTTGAAGCTACAACCTCGTTCTGTTTCAACACGGCGAGCAAAGGAGAAGAAGCGGGGATGACCGTATACAGAGATTCGGATGCATTCCTCTTCTTTACGGTTCGTAACGGACTTGGGCAGACGGCGGGGCAAACCTTCGACGTCAAGCGTTTGAATGAAAATCAGGAGCATGACGGGCTCTTCTTGGAAGTGAGCCAGTACGTCAATGTCATGAAGAAGACACTCGAAACATGGAGGCTACCACTCCAGTACGGGGAGCAGATCTGGCTAAAGCTCAAGCTGGATGCCAAGTCGCAAATGATTTCGTTTTCCTATTCATTGTGTGGCAAGCAATTCGTACACACGGGCATCGAGCTTTCGGCCGAGTTCTTGTATCCTGAGCATCACAATCGGTTCCATTGCTTCACAGCCCCTCGAATGGGTATATATGCCAAAGGCGTTTACGGGGAACCAGAAGGTTATACAATCTTTCGATCATTTTCAGTACTGAATATGAGCTCTCAAGGTGAAGGATGA